The Sulfurovum sp. TSL1 genomic sequence AAACGGCGGGTGAAGCGGAGCTGAGAGAAGGGATGTTGGCGTACAATAAAAAGCGTTTTGGTCTTACACTGACAGATGCTCAGATCATTCCTACGTTTGGAACCAGAGAAGTGCTCTTTAATTTTCCCCAGTTCTTACTGCATGATGTGGAAAACCCTGTGATGGTCTTCCCCAACCCTTTTTATCAGATCTATGAGGGGGCAGCCAAGGCATGCAGAGCAGAGGTCATTTACTTGAACCTCAATGAAACCAGTCACTTCCAACCCGTAGTGGATGAAGAGGCATTGGCAAAAGCGGACCTGGTGATACTCAATTCTCCTAACAACCCTACATCATCGGTAATGTCTATGGAAGATCTAAAGCGTTGGGTAGGATTGGCATTGAAACATGATTTCATCCTTCTCAATGATGAGTGTTATGTGGATCTCTATCTGGATGAGCCACTTCCTTCACTGCTCAATGCAAGTATAGAAGCAGGCAATAAAAATTTTAAAAACGTGTTGGTGATCAACTCTATCTCCAAACGTTCCTCTGCACCGGGACTGCGTTCGGGATTTATAGCGGGAGATGCAGAGATACTCAAAGCATATATGGTATACAGGACCTATGTGGGGTGTGCTTCACCCTTACCGCTGCAGCATGCCGCCGCGATGGCATGGGCGGACCAGGAGCATGTCAATACATTCAGAGCAAAATACAAAAAGAATTTTGAAATGGCCAAAGAAGTTTTAGGGGTAGAGGCGCCTGAAGCGACCTTTTACATTTGGTTGAAAGTGGAAGATGAGATAGCCTTTACCACGAAACTTTATCAAGAGTACAATCTCAAGGTCCTGCCCGGTTCATTTTTGGGACGTGAGGGTGAAGGTCAAGGGTATATAAGGCTCGCCCTTGTGTATGAAGCAGAGCAAACAAAAGAAGCATTGCAACGTATAGCACGTTGCCTGGAAAAGTAGAAGACACCCCACTTACGCTTTAGCGACGAGGGTATCGGCATTTAGTGCCAGAAAATCAGTATTGGAGCAATCATGATGGAAACACCGGAAATACACGTAGAAGAGTTAAAAAAAGACCCAGAGTTTCTGGCAAACATTGAAAGACTTGAGAAAGAGTGCAAGGAAGAAGAGAGCATTGCAAAAGGGTATCAGCTTTTAGATGCACAGCTCATCATTGAAGCTTCGGAAGATGAGATCAACGAGATATTCACCTTCATTGTCAATACAGCCTTTGACAGATTGGCTGAAAAACTCACTACCTCCCAGTCATTTGATATGAATGATACTGAGGACCTTGCTACAGCAAGAGCTATCTATGAGCATGGGATACAACGTTACAGTGAAAATGACAAAAAGGGGGCCAAGGAGATCTTTCTTGTATTGCACTATACGATCGACCATGCAGGTTTGAAAGATGCGATGATGGTACATGTGGCTGCAGTCATGGAAGGAAAGAGTTTTGAAGATTTTATAGAAAATCTCGTCGATGTGGAAGGGGTAGATGCCCATGACCCTCTGGCGTTTTTCATACAGACATTTACAGAGCCTACCGAAGCGTTGCTTGCAAAATTTGACACGCATGTCAAGCTGGCACAAGAAGAGCTCAGAGTGCTTGATGAAAGCAAGGAAAAATAGCAATGAAAAAGATCCATTTTATAGGTATCGGGGGTATCGGACTCTCTGCCTTGGCCAAGTTTCTCTTCAATGACGGACATAAGATCTCCGGTTCGGATATCAAACAGACAGAGATCACCAATGACCTGGCAACCAACTTTAATGCGAAGATCACCATCCCTCACCACGCTGATGCGGTAGAGGGTGTCGACAGGGTGATCTACTCTGCGGCGGTACGTCCCAACAATCCTGAGTATCAAAGAGCGAAAGAGCTGGGGATAGAACTGCTTTCACGTAAAGAGGCGCTCAAGAGTATCCTGGGTGAAAAAGAGG encodes the following:
- a CDS encoding succinyldiaminopimelate transaminase encodes the protein MNFETYPFEKLNQLLENVIPNHDYPALSLTIGEPQFETPAFILDALKEASALLNKYPKTAGEAELREGMLAYNKKRFGLTLTDAQIIPTFGTREVLFNFPQFLLHDVENPVMVFPNPFYQIYEGAAKACRAEVIYLNLNETSHFQPVVDEEALAKADLVILNSPNNPTSSVMSMEDLKRWVGLALKHDFILLNDECYVDLYLDEPLPSLLNASIEAGNKNFKNVLVINSISKRSSAPGLRSGFIAGDAEILKAYMVYRTYVGCASPLPLQHAAAMAWADQEHVNTFRAKYKKNFEMAKEVLGVEAPEATFYIWLKVEDEIAFTTKLYQEYNLKVLPGSFLGREGEGQGYIRLALVYEAEQTKEALQRIARCLEK